The Dioscorea cayenensis subsp. rotundata cultivar TDr96_F1 chromosome 19, TDr96_F1_v2_PseudoChromosome.rev07_lg8_w22 25.fasta, whole genome shotgun sequence genome includes a window with the following:
- the LOC120249640 gene encoding 3-ketoacyl-CoA synthase 20-like, whose amino-acid sequence MEYLLHLIASYEPAPPLTIILLASILIPPFIYLYVVLHHHHHHPQFYLINFSCYRPGEAYKFTREATVKVAIDAGTFTPENVNFQKMILERSGLGQSTYFPKALSKHQSPGMVGVREESEMVIFGAIDDLLDKTMFKNNIKNIRFLILNSSLFSPTPSLSETIINRYQMREDLKVYNLSGMGCSASLISVDLATQLLKVHRNSYALVVSTENITQNAYYGNKRSMLVTNCLFRMGAAAILLSNLTADRRRAKYRLTNLIRTHAGADDNSYKCVFQEEDNENKVGVVLSKQIMFVAGEALKTNMTVLGPQVLPISELLHFLMNLIGRRVLRMKMINDYVPDFKLAFEHFCIHAGGRAILDEVAKRLKLSEYDMEPSRMTLYRFGNTSSSSVWYELGYVEEKGRVKKGDRVWQIGFGSGFKCNSAVWRALKNVEPERRSPWLDEIDQFPVHVPAVNPISMP is encoded by the exons ATGGAGTATCTCCTTCATCTAATTGCTTCTTATGAACCTGCACCACCTCTTACCATCATCCTCTTGGCCTCAATACTAATTCCTCCATTCATATATTTGTATGTagttcttcatcatcatcatcatcatccccaGTTCTATTTGATCAACTTCTCATGTTACAGACCTGGTGAAGCTTACAAGTTTACTCGTGAGGCCACTGTGAAGGTGGCAATAGATGCAGGGACCTTCACTCCAGAGAATGTGAATTTTCAGAAGATGATACTTGAACGTTCAGGATTAGGCCAGTCAACCTACTTCCCAAAGGCACTCTCAAAACATCAGTCACCAGGCATGGTTGGAGTAAGGGAGGAATCAGAGATGGTTATCTTTGGTGCCATTGATGACCTTCTTGACAAAACTATGTTCAAGAATAATATTAAGAACATAAGGTTCCTAATTCTCAACAGTAGTTTGTTTTCTCCAACTCCATCACTTTCAGAGACTATCATTAATAGGTATCAAATGAGAGAGGATCTCAAGGTTTATAATCTCAGTGGCATGGGTTGCAGTGCTAGTCTTATCTCTGTAGATCTCGCCACCCAACTCCTCAAg gtACACAGAAATTCATATGCGTTGGTGGTGAGTACGGAAAACATAACACAGAACGCATACTACGGAAACAAAAGATCTATGCTAGTAACTAACTGTCTCTTTCGCATGGGAGCCGCCgccatccttctctccaacctCACCGCCGATCGCCGCCGCGCCAAGTACCGGCTCACCAACTTGATTCGTACGCATGCCGGCGCCGATGACAACTCCTATAAGTGTGTCTTCCAGGAAGAAGATAACGAAAACAAGGTCGGCGTGGTTCTCTCTAAACAAATCATGTTCGTCGCCGGTGAGGCTTTGAAGACTAACATGACTGTGTTAGGACCTCAAGTCCTTCCCATCTCCGAGCTACTCCATTTCCTCATGAACCTTATTGGAAGAAGAGTGCTAAGGATGAAGATGATCAATGATTACGTACCAGATTTCAAGCTGGCTTTTGAGCACTTTTGCATCCATGCAGGAGGGAGGGCAATACTGGATGAGGTGGCGAAGAGGTTGAAGCTCAGTGAATATGATATGGAGCCATCAAGGATGACACTTTATAGGTTTGGTAACACTTCAAGTAGTTCTGTGTGGTATGAACTTGGTTATGTTGAGGAGAAAGGGAGGGTCAAGAAAGGTGATAGAGTTTGGCAGATTGGGTTTGGTTCTGGGTTTAAGTGTAACAGTGCTGTTTGGAGAGCTCTTAAGAATGTTGAGCCTGAGAGAAGGTCCCCTTGGCTTGATGAAATTGATCAATTCCCTGTTCATGTCCCTGCAGTCAATCCAATTTCCATGCCTTGA
- the LOC120249639 gene encoding importin subunit alpha-1a-like translates to MSLRPNERTDLRRNKYKVAVDAEDGRRRREENMVEIRKSRREESLQKKRREGMQPLAAAAHAIAFEKKLESLPSMLTGIWSEDSMLQLESTMQFRKLLSIERCPPIDEVIQSGVVPRIVQFLMREEFPQIQFEAAWVLTNIASGTSENTKVVIDHGAVPILVKLLGSHNDDMREQAAWALGNVAGDSPTYRDLVLQCGALSPLLVQLNERAKLSMVRNATWTLSNLCRGKPPPPYEQTKPALPTLACLIYLNDDEILADTCWSLSYLCDGTSDKVQAVIDAGVCPRLVELLTHPLPTVVIPALRTVGNIVTGDDIQTQHIISQNALPCLLNLLIRDHKKSIKKEACWTISNITAGNKDQIQAVIAADLIPPLVHLIKNAEFDIKKEAAWAISNASLGGTCDQIMFLVNEGCIKPLCDLLVCPDPKCVMVCMEGLESILKAGEAEKNMATADVNPYAQMIDDAEGLDKIENLQNHDNNEIYERAVKILETYWSQEEDTAAILPNGLPNGLQNGIPPGGFNFNL, encoded by the exons ATGTCTCTGAGGCCGAACGAGAGGACGGATCTACGTAGGAATAAGTATAAGGTTGCCGTCGATGCGGAGGATGGGCGGAGACGGAGGGAGGAGAACATGGTGGAGATTCGGAAGAGCCGGAGGGAGGAGAGCCTCCAGAAGAAGCGCCGAGAGGGTATGCAGCCACTGGCTGCCGCCGCCCACGCCATAGCCTTTGAGAAGAAG TTGGAGAGCCTTCCGTCGATGCTGACGGGGATTTGGTCCGAGGATAGCATGTTGCAACTCGAATCGACCATGCAGTTCCGGAAGCTCCTTTCAATAG AGCGATGCCCTCCAATTGATGAGGTTATTCAGTCAGGAGTAGTTCCAAGAATTGTACAGTTCCTAATGAGAGAGGAATTCCCCCAAATTCAG TTTGAAGCAGCCTGGGTACTGACCAACATTGCTTCCGGGACTTCAGAGAACACCAAGGTCGTGATTGATCATGGTGCTGTTCCAATCTTGGTGAAGCTTCTTGGCTCCCACAATGATGATATGCGTGAACAG GCTGCGTGGGCTTTGGGCAATGTTGCTGGTGATTCTCCCACATACAGGGATCTTGTACTTCAATGTGGTGCTTTGAGCCCACTGTTGGTGCAGCTGAATGAGCGTGCTAAGCTTTCTATGGTGAGGAATGCCACTTGGACTTTATCAAACTTATGCAGGGGAAAGCCACCACCACCATACGAGCAG ACAAAACCCGCTCTTCCTACACTTGCGtgtctcatttatttaaacGATGATGAGATTCTAGCTGATACTTGCTGGTCACTATCATATCTATGCGATGGTACGAGTGACAAAGTTCAAGCTGTAATTGATGCTGGAGTTTGTCCACGACTTGTTGAGCTTCTTAC GCATCCATTACCAACTGTTGTTATTCCAGCCCTCCGCACTGTTGGCAACATAGTCACTGGAGATGACATACAGACGCAG CATATTATCAGTCAAAATGCACTTCCATGTCTGTTGAACCTTCTGATACGTGATCATAAGAAGAGTATCAAGAAGGAAGCTTGCTGGACTATTTCAAACATTACAGCTGGAAATAAGGATCAAATACAG GCTGTGATTGCTGCTGATCTCATCCCTCCGTTGGTACATCTTATTAAAAATGCTGAATTTGACATCAAGAAGGAGGCTGCTTGGGCAATCTCAAATGCTTCTTTAGGCGGTACCTGTGACCAAATAAT GTTTCTAGTCAATGAAGGTTGCATCAAACCCTTGTGTGATCTCCTTGTATGTCCAGATCCAAAATGTGTGATGGTTTGCATGGAAGGGCTAGAAAGCATCCTTAAAGCTGGCGAAGCTGAAAAGAACATGGCAACTGCAGATGTGAATCCCTACGCTCAAATGATTGATGATGCTGAGGGTTTGGACAAGATTGAGAACCTGCAGAACCATGACAACAACGAGATCTATGAGAGGGCTGTTAAGATCCTTGAAACATACTGGTCGCAGGAGGAAGACACTGCTGCTATTCTACCAAATGGTTTGCCAAATGGTTTACAGAATGGTATTCCTCCTGGTGGATTCAACTTCAACCTATGA
- the LOC120249641 gene encoding GATA transcription factor 16-like has protein sequence MDLDDEKGSGSSNSSSRGSPEAKSCADCRTTRTPLWRGGPSGPKSLCNACGIRYRKKRRGTMGLKDGGDDWKRGKSGAVSRSKEQYVKLGMLGGGLGRDVIFKDKSFLWKQMKLREEEQAAVLLMALSYGNL, from the exons ATGGATCTAGATGATGAAAAG GGATCTGGATCTAGTAATTCAAGTAGCAGGGGATCTCCAGAAGCTAAGAGTTGTGCTGATTGCAGGACTACAAGGACACCTCTCTGGAGAGGAGGGCCATCTGGCCCTAAG TCATTATGCAATGCATGTGGGATTAGATatagaaagaagagaagaggaaCTATGGGCTTGAAAGATGGAGGGGATGATTGGAAGAGGGGAAAGAGTGGTGCTGTTAGTAGAAGCAAAGAACAATATGTTAAGCTTGGTATGTTAGGAGGAGGTTTGGGGAGAGATGTGATTTTCAAAGATAAATCTTTTCTTTGGAAGCAAATGAAACTCAGGGAGGAGGAACAGGCTGCTGTACTTTTGATGGCTCTTTCATATGGAAATctctga
- the LOC120250343 gene encoding leucine-rich repeat extensin-like protein 1 has product MAQALLFLLLLLLFISSSSCMASSKTVIKDDDGVIPCTMCSSCDNPCQPIISPPPPPTDTSGCPPPPSPPTEYYSPPPPSPPTDYYYSPPPPPPSGSFVYASPPPPPSGAVAYYSPPPPAPSGGYYPATTPPPPNPVLPYFPFYYYSPPSPLPSVSDLQLKPMSCFLLIFLFSFVKFLF; this is encoded by the coding sequence ATGGCACAAGCTctactctttcttcttcttttactaCTATTCATATCATCCTCATCATGCATGGCTTCATCAAAGACAGTGATCAAGGATGATGATGGTGTCATCCCATGCACAATGTGCTCATCTTGTGACAATCCTTGCCAACCAATCATTTCTCCACCGCCGCCACCAACCGACACTTCCGGCTGCCcgccaccaccatcaccacccaCTGAATACtactcaccaccaccaccatcaccaccaactGATTACTACTActctcctcctccaccaccaccctCAGGCTCCTTTGTTTAtgcttcaccacctccaccaccttCCGGTGCCGTGGCTTACTACTCACCACCGCCACCGGCGCCTTCTGGTGGTTACTATCCGGCAACAACACCGCCGCCGCCAAACCCAGTGTTGCCTTACTTCCCATTTTACTATTATAGTCCACCATCACCTTTGCCATCTGTTTCTGATCTTCAGTTGAAACCCATgtcttgttttctcttgattttcTTATTCTCATTTGTTAAGTTTCTGTTTTAG